TTCTGGAATAGTTTCACTTTTGGCTAATTTATTTAAAGTGGGGCTTATAGATAGATCAGGTAAATTTGTAAGAGATACAAAACATCCCAGATTAAGAGAAGGTGAAGATGGATGGGAGTATGTAGTAGTTTGGAAAGAAAATTCAGCAACCGGTGAAGATATTGTTTTTACCGAAAATGATATAGAAAACGTAATTAGAGCCAAAGGAGCCATATTTGCTGGATGTCAAGTATTGTTAGAATCTATAGGACTTTCTTTTGAAGATGTTGAAAGAATCTATTTAGCAGGAACCTTTGGAAATTATATAGATTTAGAGGAAGCAATTATTATAGGACTTTTGCCAGATATTCCTCGTGAAAAATTTTTCTTTTTAGGAAATACAAGCCTTGAAGGAGCAAAACTTGCTTTATCATATAAGGAAATACTTTTAAAAATGGAAAAAGTAGTTAATATGATGACCAATATTGAACTTTCAACTTATCCAAAATATATGGAATATTACATGGCTACCTTATTTTTACCCCATACCAATGAAGATCTTTTTCCTTCAGTAAAAAATTTAAAAATTTAAAAATTTAAATGGAGAGATAAAAATGATTCACAAAGAAGGGATTCCCTGGGTACTATATCCTCTTTTTTTCTCAACAACTGCTTTAATTTTTAAAAAGAAAAAATTAGCAGCTGCAGGTTTGATGTTAAGCACCTTAAACGCTTATTTTTTTAGAGATCCCAAAAGGGAACCTGTATTAAATCCTGAATTGATCATTTCCCCTGCCGATGGAAAGATAGTTCTTTGTAAAATAGAAGAAAAAAAAGATTGGTATCCGGGAACACTCTGGAGGATAGGTATTTTTATGAGATTATGGGATGTGCACATCAATAAAAGCCCAGTTACAGGAAAAATTTTGAAAATGAGTTATTTCAAAGAAGAAAACAGAGAAAAACAAATTTATCTTATTGAAAGAGAAGATGGATGTCCTTTCTGGGTAATTCAGATAGGAGGACTTATAGCAAGAAGAATAAAGAGTTTTGTTCTTCCCGGAGATGACGTAGTTACAGGAGATCCGATAGGAATAATAAAATTTGGTTCAAGAGTTGAACTTTATTTTCCATTAGAGGGAACTGAGATTTACGTTAAAGAAGGACATAAAGTTTTTGCTGGTGAAACTGTTCTTGGAAGAATTCCTTTAAAGACTTAAACATGACCTATCTTCTTCCTCATATATTTACCACCCTAAATATCTTTTTTGGATTTTATGCTATTGTTAAAGTTATAGATGGAGATTTTTTTAAAGCAAGTTTGGGAATATTTTTAGCTATATTTTTTGATATTTTTGATGGAAGAATAGCAAGACTTTTTAAAATTCAAAGTAGATTTGGATTAGAGTATGATTCTTTGTGTGATCTTGTATCTTTTGGAATTGCCCCAGCTTTATTAATTTATCAATTTTCTTTAAAAGGTTTCAACAAAATTGGTTGGTCAGCAAGTTTTTTATATGCTACTTGTGTAGCTTTAAGATTAGCAAGGTTTAATGTAAAGAATCTTTTTAAAAAGAGTTATTTTGAAGGATTACCCTCTCCAGCAGGAGCTGGAATTTTAGCTTCCTCTGTTCTTTTTCTTTTAAAAACTGACATTGATCCTATTTACAAAACCTATGGGTTGCTAATTTTAACTTACCTTGTAGCTTATTTATTAGTTTCTCCTATTCAATATCCCAGTTTTAAAGAATTTAAAATAAAGAAAGCACAAGCTTTTTACTTCTTAGTGTTTTTTATTCTTGGATTAACAATAATTGCTTCTAACCCATCCTTTTATTTGTTTATAATATTTAGTTTTTATTTGCTTTTGGGTCCCTTTTTATTTTTTAAAAATAATCGTAAAAATTTTTTTAAAAACTTTACCAAGAAGGGCACTTTCAAGAGTTGATATTTTAAGACTTTAGTAAGGGATAGCAATTTAAAATAGGATTTTAAGAAATTAAAAGAAAAATTGACAAATTGAAAACTTGATTTAAAATTTTTGGTTAAAATAAAAAAAATTCTTTTAAGATTAAATATATTAAAAGAGGGGATGAGATATGGGGACTCCGTTTAAATTACTTAATATTGGGTTTGGAAATTTCGTAGTAGCTAATAGGATTATCGCTATTGTTAATCCAAATTCAGCACCCATGAAAAGACTTAAAGAGGAATCAAAAGAGGCTAAACATCTTATTGATGCTACTCAAGGTCGCAAAACAAGATCTATAATAATTACTGATAGTAATCATGTTATTCTTTCTGCTATTCAGACCGAAACAGTGGCTCAAAGGTTTATGAGTGATACATTAGAAAAATTAGAAAAGGATGCAGAAGAATAAATTTTTAATAATTGTTGTTACAGGTCCTTCAGGAGCAGGTAAAACCTCCCTTCTTAAATATTTACCTCCTGAAGAATTTTATATTTCTGTTTCTCACACAACTCGTCCGCCTCGTAAAGATGAAATAAATGGAAAAGATTATTATTTTATAAATAAAGAAAAGTTTTTAGAAATGATTAAAAATGGAGAATTTTTGGAATGGGTAGAAGTTTTTGGTACCTACTATGGGACTGCTAAAAGCGAAATAGAAAAGGCTTTTTCTCAAAACAAACATCTGATTTTAGATGTAGAGGTAATTGGAGCAACTCGTATGAAATCCTATTTTGGTAATTCTGCAGTTTTTATATTTATTCTTCCTCCAAGTATAGAAGAAATAGAAAAAAGACTTAAAAAAAGAGGGACAGAAGATGAAAATAAAATAAAGGAGCGTATTCAAAGGGCGAAAGAAGAAATTAAATTTGCAGGCTGGTTTGATTATATCATAGTTAATGACGATTTGGAAAAAGCAAAGGATAATTTTTTTTCAATTATTAAAGCCGAACTTTGTAGACCCTTTAGAAATAACAATTGGCAAAATATTTTAAAATCATTAATTTATGAGTAAAGCCATTTATGGAGTTAATGCAGTCTTAGAAGCCTTAAATTCTCATCCAGAACTTATTGAAGAAATTTGGTTAAATAAGACAACTCTTTCAGGTAAAAAATATCAAATACTTGAAAAAGCTAAAAAATTTGGGATTCCATTAAAATTAATTTCCAAACCAGATTTCAGACCCCCTAAAATTTCACCTAATACGAATACCCAAGGTGTGGTAGCATACATAAGTGAGTTTATATACGCAGATTTAGAAGATATTGTAAAAAATTGGGAAAATAAAAAGGAAAATCCTTTAGTTATTATGCTTGATGAAGTAGAGGATCCTCAAAATGTAGGCTCTATTATAAGAACTGCTGATGCAGGAGGTGTTCACGGGATAGTAATACCTAAATTAAGAGCCTGTGATATAAATGAGACTGTAATTAAAGTTTCCTCTGGTTCTGTATTTAATATACCTATAGCAAAGGTAAATAACCTTAAACATGCTATATCCTTTTTTAAAGAAAAAAATCTTTGGATAATTGGACTTACTCACAAATCTGATATTTCTATATATGAATTAGATTTAAAAAAACCTTTGGTTTTTATTGTAGGAAATGAAGGGAGAGGTATAAGAAAAACTATCTTAGAAAAATGTGATTTTTTAGCTAAAATTCCTATGAGAGGGAAAATAGAAAGTTTAAATGTTTCTATTGCTACAGCTATTGCAATTTTTGAAACTTTAAGGCAAAGATTTTATACTTAAATTTTTGCAGACTTACAATCTGCAAACCCCTCCCTTTCAACCTCCACTTAAGTAAATAGCAAGAATTTTCTTTTCTATTTCTATATTAAAGTTTTTTATTAATTTTGGTTCATATTTTTTAATTTCCGAAAAATCTGGTATTATTTCTTTTCCTCCCTTTTCCTTTTTTTGAGTATATACATCTATTAAAACAAAATCTTTTAAATTGGTGATTAAAGCAAAGTAGGGTGGGGGATCAAAGAAAACTCTTGCTAAAGCAATTATACCTCTTTCTGAAGGGGTTAAATTTTCTTGAGGCTTATAATCTACTATAAGTAAAGGTTTAGAATTGTATTTAATAATTAAAGGGATGAAGATGTTAAAAGGTTTTTCTTTATAGGAAAATTGATAGTTTCCTTCTTCAAAAAAGCAGTTTCCATAATATCCCTTTTCTTTGAAAATATTTT
The window above is part of the Thermodesulfobacterium geofontis OPF15 genome. Proteins encoded here:
- a CDS encoding phosphatidylserine decarboxylase — protein: MIHKEGIPWVLYPLFFSTTALIFKKKKLAAAGLMLSTLNAYFFRDPKREPVLNPELIISPADGKIVLCKIEEKKDWYPGTLWRIGIFMRLWDVHINKSPVTGKILKMSYFKEENREKQIYLIEREDGCPFWVIQIGGLIARRIKSFVLPGDDVVTGDPIGIIKFGSRVELYFPLEGTEIYVKEGHKVFAGETVLGRIPLKT
- the pssA gene encoding CDP-diacylglycerol--serine O-phosphatidyltransferase gives rise to the protein MTYLLPHIFTTLNIFFGFYAIVKVIDGDFFKASLGIFLAIFFDIFDGRIARLFKIQSRFGLEYDSLCDLVSFGIAPALLIYQFSLKGFNKIGWSASFLYATCVALRLARFNVKNLFKKSYFEGLPSPAGAGILASSVLFLLKTDIDPIYKTYGLLILTYLVAYLLVSPIQYPSFKEFKIKKAQAFYFLVFFILGLTIIASNPSFYLFIIFSFYLLLGPFLFFKNNRKNFFKNFTKKGTFKS
- a CDS encoding DUF370 domain-containing protein; the encoded protein is MGTPFKLLNIGFGNFVVANRIIAIVNPNSAPMKRLKEESKEAKHLIDATQGRKTRSIIITDSNHVILSAIQTETVAQRFMSDTLEKLEKDAEE
- the gmk gene encoding guanylate kinase, with the protein product MQKNKFLIIVVTGPSGAGKTSLLKYLPPEEFYISVSHTTRPPRKDEINGKDYYFINKEKFLEMIKNGEFLEWVEVFGTYYGTAKSEIEKAFSQNKHLILDVEVIGATRMKSYFGNSAVFIFILPPSIEEIEKRLKKRGTEDENKIKERIQRAKEEIKFAGWFDYIIVNDDLEKAKDNFFSIIKAELCRPFRNNNWQNILKSLIYE
- the rlmB gene encoding 23S rRNA (guanosine(2251)-2'-O)-methyltransferase RlmB; its protein translation is MSKAIYGVNAVLEALNSHPELIEEIWLNKTTLSGKKYQILEKAKKFGIPLKLISKPDFRPPKISPNTNTQGVVAYISEFIYADLEDIVKNWENKKENPLVIMLDEVEDPQNVGSIIRTADAGGVHGIVIPKLRACDINETVIKVSSGSVFNIPIAKVNNLKHAISFFKEKNLWIIGLTHKSDISIYELDLKKPLVFIVGNEGRGIRKTILEKCDFLAKIPMRGKIESLNVSIATAIAIFETLRQRFYT